One stretch of Streptomyces sp. A2-16 DNA includes these proteins:
- a CDS encoding glycoside hydrolase family 3 protein, with translation MTTFASGTDTLTRDALTVLQPGFTGTTAPDWLLRRLGEGLASVGLFGRNIDSPEQLSALTAQLRAERDDVLVAIDEEGGDVTRLEVRTGSSFPGNHALGAVDDVELTHAVAAELGRRLAACGVNLNWAPSADVNSNPSNPVIGVRSFGAASDLAARHTAAYVTGLQSAGVAACTKHFPGHGDTAIDSHHALPRIDADLAVLLERELRPFRAAIAAGTRAVMTAHIVVPALDPDRPATLSHKVLTDLLRRELGYTGLIVTDGMEMQAIAGTYGIERGSVLAIAAGADAICVGGGLADDETVLLLRDALVSAVRSGELPEERLAQAAERVRALADWTAAGAAGAQPAADEEVGLRAARRALSVTGADGFTPLTAAPYVAAFTPMANIAVGDETPWGVAAELARLLPGTETGSFAGDDAGLATLAAAGPRRIVAVVRDEHRHPWMTAALDTILRTRPDTVVIEMGLPQAPARGALHIATHGAARVCGRAAAEVIAGE, from the coding sequence ATGACGACATTCGCCAGCGGCACCGACACGCTGACCCGCGACGCGCTGACGGTCCTCCAGCCCGGCTTCACCGGCACCACCGCCCCCGACTGGCTGCTGCGCCGCCTCGGAGAGGGCCTCGCCTCGGTCGGCCTGTTCGGCCGCAACATCGACTCACCGGAACAACTGAGCGCCCTCACGGCCCAGTTGCGCGCCGAACGCGACGACGTCCTGGTCGCCATCGACGAGGAGGGCGGTGACGTCACCCGTCTCGAGGTGCGCACCGGCTCGTCCTTCCCCGGCAACCACGCCCTGGGCGCGGTGGACGACGTGGAACTCACGCACGCGGTGGCCGCCGAGCTGGGCCGCCGCCTCGCGGCCTGCGGGGTCAACCTCAACTGGGCCCCGTCCGCCGACGTGAACTCCAACCCGTCCAACCCCGTGATCGGCGTCCGCTCCTTCGGCGCCGCCTCCGACCTCGCCGCCCGGCACACGGCCGCCTATGTCACGGGGCTGCAGTCGGCGGGCGTCGCGGCCTGCACCAAGCACTTCCCGGGCCACGGCGACACCGCCATCGACTCCCACCACGCCCTGCCGCGCATCGACGCGGACCTGGCCGTGCTCCTGGAGCGGGAACTGCGGCCCTTCCGCGCGGCCATCGCCGCCGGCACCCGCGCCGTGATGACCGCCCACATCGTGGTCCCCGCCCTCGACCCGGACCGCCCGGCGACGCTGTCCCACAAGGTGCTGACCGACCTGCTGCGCCGCGAACTCGGCTACACCGGCCTCATCGTCACCGACGGCATGGAGATGCAGGCCATCGCAGGGACCTACGGCATCGAGCGCGGCAGTGTCCTCGCCATCGCCGCCGGTGCCGACGCGATCTGCGTGGGCGGCGGCCTGGCCGACGACGAGACGGTGCTGCTCCTGCGCGACGCCCTGGTCTCGGCGGTCCGCTCGGGCGAACTCCCCGAGGAGCGCCTGGCACAGGCGGCGGAACGCGTCCGCGCGCTGGCCGACTGGACGGCGGCCGGTGCGGCCGGCGCACAGCCGGCGGCCGACGAGGAGGTGGGACTGCGCGCGGCCCGCAGGGCGCTGAGCGTCACCGGCGCCGACGGCTTCACCCCCCTCACCGCGGCCCCCTATGTCGCCGCCTTCACCCCGATGGCCAACATCGCGGTCGGCGACGAGACCCCCTGGGGCGTGGCCGCCGAACTCGCCCGGCTGCTCCCGGGCACGGAGACGGGCAGCTTCGCCGGGGACGACGCGGGCCTCGCGACCCTCGCCGCGGCCGGTCCTCGCCGCATCGTGGCCGTGGTCCGGGACGAACACCGCCACCCCTGGATGACGGCGGCCCTGGACACGATCCTGCGCACCCGCCCCGACACCGTCGTCATCGAGATGGGCCTGCCCCAGGCCCCCGCCCGAGGAGCCCTCCACATCGCGACCCACGGCGCGGCCAGGGTGTGCGGCAGGGCGGCGGCGGAGGTCATCGCGGGGGAGTAG
- a CDS encoding extracellular solute-binding protein — MKRKLAAAIGIAGMMVSVAACGGSDSGSSDNSGADAKELTVWLTVDAQNNWPELVKAADAAVQKKHPGIKINHEYYGWPDKNTKLDAVLATDKAPDVVEMGNTEMLGYMVKGAFAPLDTSKFTNSSAWLDGLKASVTYDGKTYGVPYYAGGRVGNWRKDLFASVGVKSTPKTYAELTAALDKVQKKEGDKFSAWYQPTRDWYAAMSFVYDAGGSIAVESGGQWKANLSSPESVKGLTEFKNVVDKYMHGDKTKDESDRYIVYGQGKSGMIFGAAWEGATSADPKNDKTGKLKNNLENFVMPGPSGKNMPVFLGGSDLAVPVKSKAQAVAAEWINAFTGPSGQKGLMAKGNLPNNKTDLATLKNDPATAVPATAAESNWFVPMAPGWGQVEKAQVLQNMLQSIGTGKKSVEDAAKEADAAIDKVINTK, encoded by the coding sequence GTGAAGCGCAAGCTGGCAGCCGCGATCGGTATCGCGGGCATGATGGTCTCGGTCGCGGCATGTGGGGGCAGCGACAGCGGAAGTTCGGACAACAGCGGCGCGGACGCCAAGGAGCTGACCGTCTGGCTCACCGTCGACGCCCAGAACAACTGGCCCGAACTGGTGAAGGCCGCGGACGCCGCGGTCCAGAAGAAGCACCCCGGCATCAAGATCAACCATGAGTACTACGGCTGGCCGGACAAGAACACCAAGCTGGACGCGGTCCTCGCCACCGACAAGGCCCCCGACGTCGTCGAGATGGGCAACACCGAGATGCTGGGCTACATGGTCAAGGGGGCCTTCGCGCCCCTGGACACCTCGAAGTTCACCAACTCCTCCGCCTGGCTCGACGGCCTCAAGGCCTCGGTGACCTACGACGGCAAGACCTACGGCGTCCCGTACTACGCGGGCGGTCGCGTCGGCAACTGGCGCAAGGACCTCTTCGCCTCGGTCGGCGTCAAGTCCACCCCGAAGACCTACGCGGAGCTCACCGCCGCCCTCGACAAGGTCCAGAAGAAGGAGGGCGACAAGTTCTCCGCCTGGTACCAGCCCACCCGTGACTGGTACGCGGCCATGTCCTTCGTCTACGACGCCGGCGGCTCCATCGCCGTCGAGTCGGGCGGCCAGTGGAAGGCCAACCTCTCCTCGCCCGAGTCCGTCAAGGGCCTCACCGAGTTCAAGAACGTCGTCGACAAGTACATGCACGGCGACAAGACCAAGGACGAGTCCGACCGCTACATCGTCTACGGCCAGGGCAAGTCCGGCATGATCTTCGGCGCGGCCTGGGAGGGCGCGACCTCCGCCGACCCGAAGAACGACAAGACCGGCAAGCTCAAGAACAACCTCGAGAACTTCGTGATGCCCGGCCCGTCCGGCAAGAACATGCCCGTCTTCCTGGGCGGTTCGGACCTCGCCGTGCCGGTCAAGTCCAAGGCGCAGGCAGTCGCCGCCGAGTGGATCAACGCCTTCACCGGTCCCTCCGGACAGAAGGGCCTGATGGCCAAGGGCAACCTGCCCAACAACAAGACCGACCTCGCCACCCTCAAGAACGACCCGGCGACCGCGGTCCCGGCCACCGCGGCCGAGTCCAACTGGTTCGTGCCCATGGCGCCCGGCTGGGGCCAGGTCGAGAAGGCGCAGGTCCTGCAGAACATGCTGCAGAGCATCGGCACCGGCAAGAAGTCGGTCGAGGACGCCGCGAAGGAAGCGGACGCCGCGATCGACAAGGTCATCAACACCAAGTGA
- a CDS encoding carbon starvation CstA family protein: MRTANVRTIVIWTLVALVGASGWAVLALARGEDVSAAWMVAAALGSYAIGYRFYAKFIAHKVLKVDATRATPAERLNNGIDFHPTDRRVLLGHHFAAIAGAGPLVGPVLAAQMGYLPGTIWIIAGVIFAGAVQDMVVLFFSTRRDGRSLGQMAREEIGPFGGAAALIAAFAIMIILLGVLALVIVNALAASPWGTFSIAMTVPIALLMGFYLRVLRPGRVAEVSLIGVGLLLLALVAGRWVAESSWAGTFTLAPSTLVVWLVAYGFIASILPVWMLLAPRDYLSTFMKIGTIALLALGVVIALPTLKMDAVTDFASRGDGPVFAGSLFPFVFITIACGALSGFHALISSGTTPKMIQKETQIRMIGYGSMLMESSVAIMALVAASIIDPGLYFAMNAPAGVIGTTVDNASQVVTGWGYSISPAELAQAAKNVEEASLLSRTGGAPTLAIGVSEIFSKVTGGSLRAFWYHFAIMFEALFILTALDAGTRVGRFMLQDMLGNVYRPFKNISWKPGLVLTSAIVCALWGYFLWVGVHEPLGGINQLFPIFGISNQLLAAVALAVCTTLLVKSGRLKWAWITGIPLAWDATVTLTASFQKVFSSDPKVGFFKQRSVFQDAIDDGKVLPPAKSMDDMHTVVTNSTVDGILTAVLALLIVVVIADALRVCVRHVRRPALSTLSEAPYVESRIVAPAGLIPSRREKEEARDAVAAGS, translated from the coding sequence GTGCGTACCGCGAACGTCCGAACCATCGTCATCTGGACCCTCGTCGCCCTGGTCGGCGCGTCCGGCTGGGCCGTGCTCGCGCTCGCCCGGGGCGAGGACGTCTCGGCCGCCTGGATGGTCGCGGCCGCCCTCGGGTCGTACGCGATCGGCTACCGCTTCTACGCGAAGTTCATCGCCCACAAGGTCCTCAAGGTCGACGCGACCAGGGCCACCCCGGCCGAACGCCTCAACAACGGCATCGACTTCCACCCCACCGACCGCCGCGTGCTGCTGGGCCACCACTTCGCGGCAATCGCCGGCGCCGGACCGCTGGTCGGCCCGGTCCTGGCCGCGCAGATGGGATACCTCCCCGGCACCATCTGGATCATCGCGGGCGTCATCTTCGCGGGCGCGGTCCAGGACATGGTGGTGCTGTTCTTCTCCACGCGCAGGGACGGCCGTTCGCTCGGACAGATGGCCCGCGAGGAGATCGGCCCGTTCGGCGGCGCGGCCGCGCTGATCGCCGCCTTCGCCATCATGATCATCCTGCTCGGGGTGCTGGCCCTGGTCATCGTCAACGCCCTCGCGGCCTCACCCTGGGGCACCTTCTCCATCGCAATGACCGTCCCGATCGCCCTGCTGATGGGCTTCTACCTGCGCGTCCTGCGCCCCGGCCGGGTCGCCGAGGTCTCCCTCATCGGCGTGGGACTGCTGCTGCTCGCGCTGGTCGCGGGCCGCTGGGTCGCCGAGTCCTCGTGGGCCGGCACCTTCACCCTCGCCCCCTCGACTCTGGTCGTCTGGCTGGTGGCGTACGGCTTCATCGCCTCGATCCTGCCCGTGTGGATGCTCCTCGCGCCCCGCGACTACCTCTCCACCTTCATGAAGATCGGCACGATCGCCCTGCTCGCCCTCGGGGTCGTCATCGCCCTGCCGACACTGAAGATGGACGCGGTGACGGACTTCGCCTCGCGCGGCGACGGGCCGGTCTTCGCGGGCTCGCTCTTCCCCTTCGTCTTCATCACCATCGCCTGCGGCGCGCTGTCCGGCTTCCACGCCCTCATCTCGTCCGGTACGACGCCGAAGATGATCCAGAAGGAGACGCAGATCCGGATGATCGGCTACGGCTCCATGCTGATGGAGTCGTCGGTCGCGATCATGGCGCTGGTCGCGGCGAGCATCATCGACCCGGGGCTGTACTTCGCGATGAACGCGCCCGCCGGGGTCATCGGGACGACGGTGGACAACGCCTCGCAGGTGGTGACGGGTTGGGGCTACTCCATCTCCCCCGCCGAGCTCGCCCAGGCGGCTAAGAACGTCGAGGAGGCGTCCCTGCTCTCCCGCACCGGCGGTGCCCCGACCCTCGCGATCGGCGTCTCGGAGATCTTCTCCAAGGTCACCGGCGGGAGCCTGAGGGCCTTCTGGTACCACTTCGCGATCATGTTCGAGGCGCTGTTCATCCTGACCGCGCTCGACGCCGGCACCCGCGTGGGCCGCTTCATGCTCCAGGACATGCTGGGCAACGTGTACCGGCCGTTCAAGAACATCAGCTGGAAGCCGGGACTGGTCCTCACCAGCGCGATCGTCTGCGCCCTGTGGGGCTACTTCCTGTGGGTCGGCGTCCACGAGCCGCTCGGCGGGATCAACCAGCTCTTCCCGATCTTCGGCATCTCCAACCAGTTGCTCGCCGCAGTCGCCCTGGCCGTCTGCACCACCCTGCTGGTGAAGTCGGGACGCCTCAAGTGGGCCTGGATCACCGGGATCCCGCTCGCCTGGGACGCGACCGTGACCCTCACGGCCAGCTTCCAGAAGGTGTTCTCCAGCGACCCCAAGGTCGGCTTCTTCAAGCAGCGTTCGGTGTTCCAGGACGCCATCGACGACGGCAAGGTCCTGCCGCCCGCCAAGAGCATGGACGACATGCACACCGTGGTCACCAACTCCACGGTCGACGGCATCCTGACCGCCGTCCTCGCCCTGCTGATCGTGGTGGTCATCGCCGACGCCCTGCGGGTCTGCGTCCGGCACGTCCGCCGCCCGGCGCTCTCCACGCTCAGCGAGGCGCCGTACGTCGAGTCGAGGATCGTCGCCCCGGCCGGGCTGATCCCGAGCCGGCGCGAGAAGGAGGAGGCCCGGGATGCGGTGGCAGCGGGCTCGTAA
- the nagB gene encoding glucosamine-6-phosphate deaminase, whose protein sequence is MEVVIVPDAKAGGELIAEAMAQLLRRKPDALLGVATGSTPLPIYQALAAKVRSGAVDASRARIAQLDEYVGLPAEHPESYRSVLRREVLEPLGVPMASFMGPDGTAKDIPGACAAYDAALAEAGGVDLQLLGIGTDGHIGFNEPCSSLASRTRIKTLTEQTRVDNARFFDGDIEQVPHHVITQGIGTILEARHLVLLATGEGKADAVAATVEGPVAAVCPASALQLHPHATVVVDEGAASKLKLADYFRHTFVNKPDWQGI, encoded by the coding sequence GTGGAAGTTGTCATCGTTCCGGACGCCAAGGCGGGTGGCGAGCTCATCGCCGAGGCCATGGCCCAGCTGCTCCGGCGCAAGCCCGACGCCCTGCTCGGCGTGGCGACCGGCTCGACCCCGCTGCCCATCTACCAGGCTCTGGCGGCGAAGGTGCGGTCCGGTGCCGTGGACGCCTCGCGGGCGCGGATAGCCCAGCTCGACGAGTACGTGGGGCTGCCCGCCGAGCATCCGGAGTCGTACCGTTCGGTGCTGCGGCGCGAGGTGCTGGAGCCGCTGGGCGTGCCGATGGCCTCCTTCATGGGGCCGGACGGGACGGCGAAGGACATCCCCGGTGCGTGCGCGGCGTACGACGCGGCGCTCGCCGAGGCCGGGGGCGTGGATCTGCAGCTGCTGGGGATCGGGACGGACGGGCACATCGGGTTCAACGAGCCGTGTTCCTCGCTGGCCTCGCGGACCCGGATCAAGACGCTTACGGAGCAGACCCGGGTGGACAACGCGCGCTTCTTCGACGGGGACATCGAGCAGGTGCCGCATCACGTCATCACTCAGGGCATCGGGACGATCCTGGAGGCCCGGCACCTGGTGTTGCTGGCCACGGGTGAGGGCAAGGCGGACGCGGTGGCGGCGACGGTGGAGGGGCCGGTCGCGGCGGTGTGCCCGGCGTCGGCTCTTCAGCTGCACCCTCATGCGACGGTGGTCGTGGACGAGGGGGCCGCGTCCAAGCTGAAGCTGGCGGACTACTTCCGGCACACGTTCGTCAACAAGCCCGACTGGCAGGGGATCTAG
- a CDS encoding carbohydrate ABC transporter permease produces MSTLAPGARRGSKLGWNLLGLLVFVTAGFPVYWMLNTAFKPAKDAIDPDPSLLPTGITFSNFSRALDIADFWGPVGRSLIVSLSVVAIGVVVGTLAALAISRFAFRGRKIVIVGILAVQMVPLVAMIIPVFLLLNDLDQYDKLSGLIITYLTFILPFTVWTLRGFIVNIPKELEEAAMVDGCSPTGAFIRVVFPLLAPGMVATSVYAFIQAWNEYLYALMLLSQKNQTATVWLGNFTTKHGTEYAPMMAGSTMMAVPIVVLFLLVQRKMAAGLTAGAVKG; encoded by the coding sequence ATGAGCACTCTCGCTCCCGGGGCCCGCCGCGGGTCGAAGCTGGGCTGGAACCTCCTCGGTCTCCTCGTCTTCGTCACCGCCGGCTTCCCCGTCTACTGGATGCTCAACACGGCGTTCAAACCGGCGAAGGACGCGATCGACCCGGACCCGAGCCTGCTGCCGACCGGCATCACGTTCTCCAACTTCAGCCGTGCGCTGGACATCGCCGACTTCTGGGGCCCGGTCGGCCGCAGCCTCATCGTCTCCCTGTCGGTCGTGGCGATCGGCGTCGTGGTCGGCACCCTGGCCGCCCTCGCCATCTCCCGCTTCGCCTTCCGCGGCCGCAAGATCGTGATCGTGGGCATCCTCGCGGTCCAGATGGTCCCCCTGGTCGCGATGATCATCCCGGTCTTCCTGCTCCTGAACGACCTCGACCAGTACGACAAGCTGTCGGGCCTGATCATCACGTACCTGACCTTCATCCTCCCCTTCACGGTGTGGACGCTGCGCGGCTTCATCGTCAACATCCCCAAGGAGCTGGAGGAGGCCGCGATGGTCGACGGCTGTTCGCCCACCGGCGCCTTCATACGGGTGGTCTTCCCGCTGCTGGCCCCCGGCATGGTCGCCACCTCGGTCTACGCCTTCATCCAGGCCTGGAACGAGTACCTCTACGCTCTCATGCTGCTCAGCCAGAAGAACCAGACCGCGACCGTCTGGCTCGGCAACTTCACCACCAAACACGGCACCGAATACGCCCCGATGATGGCCGGTTCCACCATGATGGCCGTGCCGATCGTGGTCCTCTTCCTCCTCGTTCAGCGCAAGATGGCCGCGGGTCTCACCGCGGGCGCCGTGAAGGGATAA
- a CDS encoding GntR family transcriptional regulator, with product MSSDVSSAETEGGPGVRTARVPKYYRLKKHLLDMTETQSPGTPVPPERTLAAEFDTSRTTVRQALQELVVEGRLERIQGKGTFVAKPKVSQALQLTSYTEDMRAQGLEPTSQLLDIGYITADDRLAELLDITAGGRVLRIERLRMANAEPMAIETTHLSAKRFPALRRSLVKYTSLYTALAEVYDVHLAEAEETIETSLATPREAGLLGTDVGLPMLMLSRHSLDREGQPVEWVRSVYRGDRYKFVARLKRPVE from the coding sequence ATGAGCAGCGACGTCAGCAGTGCGGAGACCGAGGGCGGGCCAGGGGTGCGCACCGCGCGCGTGCCCAAGTACTACCGCCTGAAGAAGCACCTGCTCGACATGACGGAGACGCAGTCGCCCGGCACCCCGGTACCGCCCGAGCGCACCCTCGCCGCCGAGTTCGACACCTCCCGCACCACCGTGCGCCAGGCGCTTCAGGAGCTGGTGGTCGAGGGACGCCTGGAGCGCATCCAGGGCAAGGGCACCTTCGTCGCGAAGCCGAAGGTCTCGCAGGCCCTCCAACTCACCTCCTACACGGAGGACATGCGCGCCCAGGGCCTCGAACCCACCTCGCAGCTGCTCGACATCGGCTACATCACCGCCGACGATCGTCTCGCCGAGCTCCTCGACATCACGGCCGGCGGCCGGGTGCTGCGCATCGAGCGGCTGCGCATGGCCAACGCCGAGCCGATGGCCATCGAGACGACCCACCTCTCCGCCAAGCGCTTCCCGGCCCTGCGCAGGTCACTGGTCAAGTACACGTCCCTGTACACGGCCCTCGCCGAGGTCTACGACGTCCATCTCGCCGAGGCCGAGGAGACCATCGAGACCTCCCTGGCCACCCCGCGCGAGGCGGGCCTCCTCGGCACGGACGTGGGCCTGCCGATGCTGATGCTCTCCCGCCACTCCCTGGACCGGGAGGGTCAGCCGGTGGAGTGGGTGCGCTCGGTGTACCGAGGAGACCGCTACAAGTTCGTGGCCCGCCTCAAGCGGCCGGTGGAGTAG
- a CDS encoding sugar ABC transporter permease, producing the protein MSAADTTTPTEVPPPMSVPPPSTPVAPRRRRGPGATPWLLLAPCLLILVLVLGYPLVRLVTLSFQKFGQSQLWGFQPAEWVGFDNFTGVLDDGEFWAVVVRTVVFAAGCVIFTMVAGMLIALLLQRVSGWVKTLVNIALVASWGMPIIVATTVFKWLFDADYGILNALLSKLPGVEMIGHNWFASGPQGLAVIMLLVVWGAVPFVVITLSAGLTQVPAELEEAARLDGAGALGVFRYVTLPILKPIIVMLTTLSVIWDMGVFPQVFVMRNGHPEPEFQILTTYSYDRAFVVNDYAQGSAIALITVLLLLGVVAVYMRQMLKIGEVE; encoded by the coding sequence ATGAGTGCCGCAGACACCACCACCCCCACCGAGGTGCCGCCGCCGATGTCGGTACCACCGCCGTCCACGCCGGTGGCGCCCCGCAGAAGGCGGGGTCCCGGCGCCACTCCCTGGCTGCTGCTCGCCCCCTGCCTGCTGATCCTGGTGCTGGTCCTCGGCTATCCGCTGGTCCGCCTGGTCACGCTGTCCTTCCAGAAGTTCGGGCAGTCCCAGCTGTGGGGCTTCCAGCCGGCCGAGTGGGTCGGCTTCGACAACTTCACCGGAGTGCTGGACGACGGCGAGTTCTGGGCGGTCGTCGTCCGGACCGTCGTCTTCGCGGCCGGCTGCGTCATCTTCACGATGGTCGCCGGCATGCTGATCGCGCTGCTGCTCCAGCGGGTCTCCGGCTGGGTGAAGACCCTCGTCAACATCGCCCTGGTGGCCAGCTGGGGCATGCCGATCATCGTCGCCACCACGGTCTTCAAGTGGCTGTTCGACGCGGACTACGGCATCCTCAACGCGCTGCTCAGCAAGCTGCCCGGCGTCGAGATGATCGGCCACAACTGGTTCGCCAGCGGCCCCCAGGGCCTGGCCGTGATCATGCTGCTCGTGGTGTGGGGCGCGGTGCCCTTCGTCGTCATCACGCTCAGCGCCGGACTCACCCAGGTCCCGGCCGAGCTGGAGGAGGCGGCCAGGCTGGACGGCGCGGGCGCCTTGGGCGTCTTCCGGTACGTCACCCTGCCGATCCTCAAGCCGATCATCGTGATGCTCACGACCCTGTCGGTCATCTGGGACATGGGCGTCTTCCCCCAGGTGTTCGTCATGCGCAACGGCCACCCGGAGCCCGAGTTCCAGATCCTGACGACGTACTCCTACGACCGCGCCTTCGTGGTCAACGACTACGCGCAGGGCTCGGCGATCGCCCTGATCACCGTGCTTCTGCTGCTCGGGGTCGTCGCCGTCTACATGCGCCAGATGCTGAAGATCGGAGAGGTCGAATGA
- a CDS encoding SIS domain-containing protein: MTTATAPGSPNELPGRIMAREMAEQPAVLRRILDEGAPAIRKVAQEIAARAPRFVLLTARGTSDNAALYAKYLIEVRLGLPCGLTSMSTTTAYGARPDLTDVLVVTVSQSGGSPDLVASTRAAREAGAITLAVTNNPDSPLAGVSEYHIDIMAGPEKALPATKTYTASLLALYLFVEGLRHGDGGPAHVLPELAAGLLARQDEVRALAARYRFAERMVITSRGYGYPTAKEAALKLMETSYIPALAYSGADLLHGPLAMVDNVSPVIAVVTDGKGGEALQPVLDRLRGRGADLVVVGPRSQVEQASAGFVLPTENVAEEVQPVLEIIPLQLLAYEVTIARGQDPDAPRALAKVTETH, encoded by the coding sequence ATGACCACCGCCACCGCACCCGGATCCCCGAACGAACTCCCCGGCCGCATCATGGCCCGCGAGATGGCCGAGCAGCCCGCCGTCCTGCGCCGCATCCTGGACGAGGGCGCCCCCGCCATCCGCAAGGTCGCCCAGGAGATCGCCGCCCGCGCCCCCCGCTTCGTCCTGCTCACCGCCCGCGGCACCTCCGACAACGCGGCCCTGTACGCCAAGTACCTCATCGAGGTCCGCCTCGGTCTGCCCTGCGGCCTGACCTCCATGTCGACCACCACCGCCTACGGCGCCCGCCCCGACCTCACCGACGTCCTTGTCGTCACCGTCAGCCAGTCCGGCGGCTCCCCGGACCTGGTGGCCTCGACCCGGGCCGCCCGCGAGGCCGGCGCGATCACCCTCGCGGTGACCAACAACCCCGACTCCCCGCTGGCCGGCGTCTCCGAGTACCACATCGACATCATGGCCGGACCGGAGAAGGCCCTCCCCGCGACCAAGACCTACACGGCCTCCCTCCTCGCGCTCTACCTCTTCGTCGAGGGCCTGCGCCACGGCGACGGCGGCCCCGCCCACGTGCTGCCCGAACTGGCCGCCGGACTGCTCGCCCGCCAGGACGAGGTCCGCGCGCTCGCCGCCCGCTACCGCTTCGCCGAGCGCATGGTCATCACCTCCCGCGGCTACGGCTATCCCACGGCCAAGGAAGCCGCCCTCAAGCTGATGGAGACCAGCTACATCCCCGCCCTCGCCTACTCGGGCGCCGACCTGCTGCACGGGCCCCTCGCCATGGTCGACAACGTCTCCCCGGTCATCGCTGTCGTCACCGACGGCAAGGGCGGCGAGGCGCTCCAGCCCGTCCTCGACCGGCTGCGCGGCCGGGGCGCGGACCTGGTCGTGGTCGGACCCCGGAGCCAGGTCGAGCAGGCCTCGGCCGGTTTCGTCCTGCCCACCGAGAACGTGGCCGAGGAGGTCCAGCCCGTCCTGGAGATCATCCCTCTCCAACTCCTTGCCTACGAGGTCACCATCGCCCGCGGCCAGGACCCGGACGCACCGCGCGCACTGGCGAAGGTGACGGAGACGCACTGA
- a CDS encoding PAS domain-containing sensor histidine kinase, with the protein MNELVRQHTALDDSDLEWLHLLVSEWQLLSDLSFADLVLWVPTLDGTRYVSVAQMRPNTGPTSYQDDMVGHLVPRGRRPLLDAALDEGRIVREGDPEWREEVPVRVESIPVRREGRVLGVIARNTNLLTVRTPSRLELTYLQSASDLAQMIAAGSFPFPNQQMDMDAAPRVGDGLIRLDADGIVQYASPNALSAYHRMGLASDLVGQPLGQTTAELAPTRGPVDEALAKVASGWAPREFEIEARDGVIQFRAIPLKPKGTRIGSLVLLRDVTELRRRERELITKDATIREIHHRVKNNLQTVAALLRLQARRIESDRGREALEEAVRRVGSIAIVHETLSQNLDERVEFDEIADRVLAMVAEISPGKVTGRRSGRFGILDAEVATPLSMVLTEILQNALEHGFREGETGTVEVSAVRGGTTKEARLLVTVQDDGVGLPEGFDPHTAGNLGLQIVRTLVEGELGGTFDMVPAPEGGTRVILDVPVQAHK; encoded by the coding sequence ATGAACGAACTGGTCCGCCAGCACACCGCCCTCGACGACTCCGACCTCGAGTGGCTGCATCTGCTGGTCTCGGAGTGGCAGCTGCTCTCCGACCTCTCCTTCGCCGACCTGGTCCTGTGGGTCCCCACCCTCGACGGCACCCGCTATGTCTCCGTCGCCCAGATGCGGCCCAACACCGGCCCCACCTCCTACCAGGACGACATGGTCGGCCACCTCGTCCCGCGCGGCCGCCGCCCGCTGCTGGACGCGGCGCTCGACGAGGGCCGGATCGTCCGTGAGGGCGATCCGGAGTGGCGCGAGGAGGTCCCGGTCCGGGTCGAGTCGATTCCGGTACGACGGGAGGGGCGCGTCCTCGGCGTCATCGCGCGCAACACCAACCTGCTGACCGTCCGCACCCCGAGCCGGCTCGAACTGACCTATCTGCAGAGCGCCTCCGACCTCGCGCAGATGATCGCGGCCGGCTCCTTCCCGTTCCCCAACCAGCAGATGGACATGGACGCGGCCCCGCGCGTCGGCGACGGCCTGATCCGCCTCGACGCCGACGGCATCGTCCAGTACGCCTCCCCGAACGCCCTGTCCGCCTACCACCGCATGGGCCTCGCCTCGGACCTCGTCGGCCAGCCCCTGGGCCAGACGACCGCCGAACTCGCCCCCACCCGGGGTCCGGTGGACGAGGCGCTCGCCAAGGTCGCCAGCGGCTGGGCGCCCCGCGAGTTCGAGATCGAGGCGCGGGACGGGGTCATCCAGTTCCGGGCGATCCCGCTCAAGCCCAAGGGCACCCGCATCGGTTCACTGGTCCTGCTGCGGGACGTGACCGAACTGCGCCGCCGTGAACGTGAGTTGATCACCAAGGACGCGACCATCCGGGAGATCCACCACCGGGTGAAGAACAACCTCCAGACGGTGGCGGCCCTGCTCCGGCTCCAGGCCCGGCGCATCGAGTCCGACCGTGGCCGGGAGGCCCTGGAAGAGGCGGTCCGGCGGGTCGGCTCGATCGCCATCGTGCACGAGACGCTGTCTCAGAACCTGGACGAGCGCGTGGAGTTCGACGAGATCGCCGACCGGGTGCTCGCGATGGTCGCCGAGATCTCCCCGGGCAAGGTCACCGGCCGGCGCAGCGGACGCTTCGGCATCCTGGACGCCGAGGTCGCCACCCCGCTGTCCATGGTCCTCACGGAAATCCTCCAGAACGCCCTGGAACACGGCTTCCGTGAGGGCGAGACGGGCACGGTCGAGGTCTCGGCCGTCCGCGGTGGCACCACCAAGGAGGCCCGCCTCCTCGTCACCGTCCAGGACGACGGCGTCGGCCTGCCCGAGGGCTTCGACCCGCACACCGCCGGCAACCTGGGCCTGCAGATCGTACGGACGCTGGTGGAGGGGGAGTTGGGCGGCACGTTCGACATGGTCCCGGCACCGGAGGGCGGCACCCGGGTGATCCTGGACGTGCCGGTGCAGGCGCACAAGTAG